TATGATCGAACAGAAGATCCGCGAATTTCTGAAGCAGGAAGCCGAAACGAATCCGGCGGTTGAGATTATTCAAAGCGTTCCCGGAGTCGGTGTCGTCACAACGTCGACACTGCTGTGCGATCTGCCGGAACTCGGAACGCTCAATCGTCGTCAGATTTCGAAACTGGCCGGTGTTGCGCCGATCGTCAGACAGTCGGGGAATCAGGACAAACAGCGTTCCGTCTTCGGAGGCCGCAGAAATATCCGACGAGTCCTCTACATGGCTGCCCTGGTGGCAACACGGAGTAACCCCACCATCCAGACGTTCTACAAACGCCTTCTGGATCGCGGCAAAGCAAAGAAAGTTGCACTGGTGGCCTGCATGCGAAAACTGCTCACGATCCTCAACACCATGGTCCGAACAGGTCAGCCCTGGAGAATCAGTGAAAAGGTGGTAACCGGCACGCAAACGTAACCGGTTACCACGCGTGCTCGATGCATCCGTCGACACACCGGCGATTCGACTATCCCTCAGGAAGTTGCGTCCCCGCAGAGCTTCCGTCTGTTTCATCGAACTCTCTGACAATATCAACGTCACTACCCCAAAATCCATCGAACACCGGCGCCATGCCTCAGAAAATCCACACCCCGGAAGCCCCCGACTCGATTCACTATCGAGTCTCAGCATTTCAAAACGTTTCTCTCAACAAACCCTTGAACCATTTCAAGACCGTCGCTCCCGCTGTGCTGGAGGGTAAATTCTCATCTGCCGCTGACCTAAGGGCGTAGTGTTTTTGAAGCCGACGGAATCAGAGTTGGAAATTCTGCGAGTCCTGTGGACGAACGGACCGGCGACGGTGCGCGATGTTCATGAGGTGCTCCGCCGCACGCGATCGGCCGGCTATACGGGAACTCTGAAGCTGATGCAGATCATGGCTGAAAAGGGCCTGGTGACCCGTGATGAGTCGCAGCGGTCTCACGTCTACACAGCGGCGATCCGCGAACAGCAGACTCAAAAACAACTGGTGAAGGACCTGCTGAATTCGGCTTTCTCCGGGTCAGCGGACAAGCTGGTCATGCAGGCGTTGTCGGCAAAAAAAGTGACCGACGAGGAACTGGCGGAAATTCGCCGGATGCTGGACGAACTTGAAGCGAAACGAAAGTCGCCGCAATGACCGCTGAAATCCTGTTGATTCTGGAGTCCATCAATCCGGCGGCTGGTTCGTTGACATCCGCGCCTTTCGTGCCCGCCCGGTTCATTGCCTGGCTCCTGATCCAATTCGTCTGGCAGGGTGCGGCGACTGCAGGTCTCCTGTGGCTTCTGCTGAGAGCTGCGGGCAGGAATGCGAATCTGCGGTACATGCTGGCCTGTCTGGCAATGCTGGTGATGGCAGCATTTCCGATCATCACTGGCATCTCGGCACTGCCTGCGACGGCGGAATTGGTTTCGCAGTCTGCCGCGAACGAAACCGGGGCAGTCAGCACCGCTGATGATACAGTCGGTACCATTGGAGCGGTCCGTGTCGTTACCGATCAGGGCTTTCGATGGACATCGGCTCCGATGCGATCGTCTGCCGCATCCATCGTCGCGTCGGGTTCGGCACCAGGTCGTGCGGGACAGGTCAGGGTGCTGGCTGATCGCTTCG
This is a stretch of genomic DNA from Planctomycetaceae bacterium. It encodes these proteins:
- a CDS encoding BlaI/MecI/CopY family transcriptional regulator, with the translated sequence MEILRVLWTNGPATVRDVHEVLRRTRSAGYTGTLKLMQIMAEKGLVTRDESQRSHVYTAAIREQQTQKQLVKDLLNSAFSGSADKLVMQALSAKKVTDEELAEIRRMLDELEAKRKSPQ